The following proteins are encoded in a genomic region of Bufo bufo chromosome 11, aBufBuf1.1, whole genome shotgun sequence:
- the ESRRB gene encoding steroid hormone receptor ERR2 produces the protein MSHSDLLFIALHTYSLLMIPGLLVQMTTDEQPLTSGWCFKQEPCSPDTSGVLGLSLDSPTSCGRSSPQPNGDYRACPKRLCLVCGDVASGYHYGVASCEACKAFFKRTIQGSIDYSCPASKQCEITKRRRKSCQSCRFAKCLQVGMLKEGVRLDRVRGGRQKYKRFREPSGGVSGAQIPPSCQQPYTGTSVVLQLLMAEPEKIYATPDPGLPETDINALSTLCELADRELVLTIGWAKHIPGFSSLSLADQMSLLQGSWMEILLLGVVHRSLPFQDELVYAEDYVVDELRSRVCGLRDLYLCTLHLVHRYRTLRLDKEEYVTLKALVLTNADLLHIKDVQSVQRLQDLLQDALHDYDSNQYRDEPRRAGQLLLTLPLLRQTASKVVLHFHRVRAQGTVSMHKLFLEMLEAKCDQ, from the exons ATGTCTCACAGTGACTTGCTGTTCATCGCCCTCCACACTTATTCTCTGCTGATGATTCCGGG CCTCCTGGTGCAGATGACCACCGATGAGCAACCTCTGACCTCAGGCTGGTGTTTTAAGCAGGAGCCATGTAGTCCTGACACTAGTGGGGTCCTCGGTCTGTCTCTGGACTCCCCTACAAGCTGCGGAAGAAGCTCCCCCCAACCTAATGGTGACTACCGAGCATGCCCCAAGAGGCTGTGCCTAGTGTGCGGAGACGTGGCATCAGGGTACCACTATGGCGTGGCCTCCTGTGAAGCCTGCAAGGCATTCTTCAAGCGTACAATCCAAG GTAGCATTGATTACAGCTGCCCGGCCTCCAAGCAGTGTGAGATCACCAAGCGCCGCAGGAAATCCTGCCAGTCCTGCCGATTTGCCAAGTGTCTTCAGGTTGGGATGCTGAAGGAAG GAGTGCGCCTAGACCGGGTCCGAGGTGGGAGACAGAAGTACAAAAGATTTCGGGAACCCAGTGGGGGAGTTAGTGGAGCACAGATTCCGCCCAGCTGCCAGCAGCCAT ACACAGGGACATCAGTTGTGTTACAGCTTCTCATGGCAGAACCAGAGAAGATTTACGCCACGCCGGACCCCGGCCTTCCTGAGACGGACATCAATGCCCTCAGCACCCTGTGTGAACTCGCTGACCGGGAGCTTGTGCTGACCATTGGGTGGGCAAAACACATTCCTG GATTCTCCTCCCTCTCGCTGGCCGATCAGATGAGTCTACTACAAGGGTCCTGGATGGAGATCCTGCTGCTGGGCGTCGTGCACCGTTCTCTACCCTTCCAGGATGAGCTGGTGTATGCCGAAGATTACGTTGTTGATGAGCTGAGGTCCCGGGTGTGCGGCCTGCGTGACCTCTACCTCTGCACCCTGCACCTGGTCCACAGATACCGCACCCTCCGGCTCGACAAAGAAGAGTATGTCACTTTAAAAGCCTTGGTGCTCACCAATGCAG atctcctgcacaTAAAGGATGTGCAGAGCGTGCAGAGGCTGCAGGATCTTCTTCAGGACGCTCTGCATGATTACGACAGTAACCAGTACCGGGATGAGCCGCGGAGAGCCGGGCAGCTCCTACTCACCCTTCCTCTGCTGCGCCAAACGGCCAGTAAAGTGGTGCTGCACTTCCACAGGGTGAGAGCTCAGGGCACGGTGTCCATGCACAAACTATTCCTGGAAATGCTGGAGGCAAAGTGTGATCAATAA